The following are encoded in a window of uncultured Sphaerochaeta sp. genomic DNA:
- a CDS encoding ABC transporter ATP-binding protein: protein MSEITTDETPVVRMVNITKHFPGVLANDQVDLTLHRGEVLALLGENGAGKSTLMNMLVGLYQADSGEIYVKGELADINSPQDSMALGIGMIHQEFMLVGNMSVAENIVLGMKDLPFVPPMAEIREKITELSKRYGLQVYPDKIIQDLSVGEQQRVEILKLLYRGADILILDEPTAVLTPGEARDLNEILKKMLAEGKSAIFITHKMDEVMEFSHTVQVLRRGKSVSVCPTKSIKRVQDLANMMVGRDVLFSLERGPYNPGEVKVEVKDLLALPVGGGKPVLDNISFSIRGGEIFGIAGVAGNGQQQLTEAITGLLKVNGGTIHLNGKDMTNKTPLQVIKTGVSHIPADRGRMGVVGDMSVGDNLSMKKYRTVELSAHNIIKRGLVRKFADRLIELFTIKTPNQDTSVKFLSGGNIQKTILAREIDSCGGILVAVYPSRGLDVGATEAVRQNLIKQRDKGCAVLLVSEELEELLMVADKIGVMFEGRIMDIVDAKDAKTEELGMLMAGVERRDI, encoded by the coding sequence ATGAGTGAAATAACCACCGACGAAACACCCGTCGTGCGAATGGTCAATATAACCAAACACTTCCCTGGGGTACTGGCTAACGACCAAGTTGACCTGACCTTGCACCGCGGAGAGGTTCTCGCCCTGCTCGGGGAGAACGGCGCCGGCAAGAGTACCCTGATGAATATGTTGGTCGGACTGTATCAGGCCGATAGTGGGGAAATCTATGTAAAGGGAGAGCTGGCAGACATCAACTCCCCGCAGGACTCAATGGCCCTTGGGATAGGTATGATCCACCAGGAATTCATGCTGGTAGGGAACATGAGTGTAGCAGAGAACATTGTCTTGGGCATGAAGGATCTACCTTTTGTACCGCCCATGGCAGAGATACGCGAAAAGATAACGGAGCTGAGCAAGCGCTATGGCTTGCAAGTCTATCCGGATAAGATAATTCAGGATCTTTCAGTCGGGGAGCAACAACGTGTAGAAATATTGAAGTTGTTGTACCGAGGTGCTGATATTCTCATTCTTGATGAACCTACAGCAGTGCTTACTCCTGGGGAAGCAAGAGATTTGAATGAGATCCTGAAGAAAATGCTTGCAGAAGGCAAGAGCGCTATCTTCATTACTCATAAAATGGATGAGGTGATGGAGTTCAGCCATACCGTCCAAGTATTGAGACGAGGAAAAAGTGTATCAGTCTGTCCCACCAAATCGATAAAGCGGGTACAGGACCTTGCCAACATGATGGTTGGTCGTGATGTGCTCTTCTCCTTGGAACGTGGCCCGTACAACCCAGGGGAAGTCAAGGTAGAAGTGAAGGACCTTCTTGCACTGCCTGTAGGGGGTGGAAAACCGGTTCTTGACAATATATCCTTTTCCATTCGTGGTGGCGAGATTTTCGGTATTGCTGGTGTTGCAGGCAATGGCCAGCAACAGTTGACTGAGGCCATCACGGGTCTTCTGAAAGTCAACGGTGGAACCATTCACCTTAACGGAAAAGACATGACGAACAAGACTCCATTGCAGGTCATCAAGACTGGAGTAAGCCATATCCCAGCCGACCGAGGAAGAATGGGTGTGGTCGGGGACATGAGTGTCGGAGACAATCTGTCGATGAAGAAATACCGAACGGTTGAACTGTCCGCACACAATATCATCAAGCGGGGCTTGGTCCGGAAATTTGCAGACCGCCTCATTGAGTTGTTCACCATCAAGACCCCGAACCAGGATACTTCGGTGAAATTCCTGAGCGGAGGAAATATCCAGAAAACAATTCTGGCACGAGAGATTGACTCCTGTGGAGGTATCCTTGTTGCAGTTTACCCTTCCAGAGGACTTGATGTTGGAGCAACAGAAGCAGTACGTCAAAACCTGATCAAGCAGAGGGACAAAGGGTGTGCCGTTCTCCTGGTCAGTGAGGAACTGGAAGAACTGTTGATGGTGGCTGACAAGATTGGAGTTATGTTTGAAGGAAGAATTATGGACATCGTGGATGCAAAGGACGCAAAAACCGAGGAACTTGGCATGTTGATGGCAGGTGTTGAAAGGAGGGATATATGA
- a CDS encoding BMP family ABC transporter substrate-binding protein: MKKSIVLLLIMLLATSFVFAQGAKEATDAADAPLKVGVIYISPPGDMGYSYMHDQGTIAMEEHFGDKVEVIRMEGIPENESSERVMESLIDEGCKIIFANSYNYQQYMLNVAERYPDVYFEHCSGYLSADNMSNYFGRMYQMRYLSGMIAAEMSPSGKIGYVGAYNTPEVVRGINAFTLGARAVNPAATVTVVWTNTWFDPSLERQGAVALLDQGCDVIAQHQDTTEPAKAAIERGKYAIGYNADFRKIVGDDHVLVSPMWNWGNYMIPAVQSALDGTWESQSYWGGLEDEMIHLSPISPLVPQDVVDEVMAIQDKIHDGEWDVFWGMLKDNTGAVRQKAGEKMSDDAMLTMDWFVEGVIGSV, translated from the coding sequence ATGAAAAAGAGCATTGTCTTACTGTTGATCATGCTGTTGGCCACTTCCTTTGTATTTGCACAGGGAGCAAAAGAGGCCACCGATGCTGCAGATGCACCCCTTAAGGTAGGTGTCATCTACATCAGTCCCCCTGGAGATATGGGGTACTCCTATATGCATGACCAGGGCACTATTGCCATGGAAGAGCATTTCGGGGACAAGGTCGAGGTCATTCGCATGGAAGGCATCCCTGAGAATGAGAGTAGCGAACGTGTCATGGAGAGCCTTATCGATGAAGGATGCAAAATCATTTTTGCGAACTCCTACAACTACCAGCAGTACATGCTGAATGTTGCAGAAAGATATCCTGACGTCTACTTCGAGCACTGCTCCGGTTACCTCTCCGCTGACAACATGTCCAACTACTTCGGAAGAATGTATCAGATGCGCTACCTCTCCGGTATGATCGCTGCTGAAATGTCTCCTTCTGGAAAGATTGGTTATGTAGGTGCTTACAACACTCCTGAAGTTGTACGTGGAATCAACGCATTCACCCTTGGTGCACGCGCTGTGAATCCCGCTGCAACCGTGACGGTTGTTTGGACCAACACTTGGTTTGACCCTTCCCTCGAGCGTCAGGGCGCAGTAGCTTTGCTTGACCAGGGTTGTGACGTTATTGCACAGCACCAGGATACCACCGAACCTGCAAAGGCAGCTATCGAACGCGGCAAGTACGCAATCGGTTACAATGCTGACTTCCGCAAGATTGTTGGCGATGACCACGTTCTGGTCTCCCCAATGTGGAACTGGGGCAACTATATGATTCCTGCCGTCCAGAGCGCTCTTGACGGCACATGGGAAAGCCAGAGTTACTGGGGTGGCCTTGAGGACGAGATGATCCATCTCTCCCCGATTTCCCCGTTGGTACCACAGGATGTAGTTGACGAAGTCATGGCTATCCAGGACAAGATCCACGATGGCGAATGGGACGTATTCTGGGGCATGCTTAAGGACAACACAGGTGCTGTCCGCCAGAAGGCAGGCGAGAAGATGAGTGACGATGCAATGCTCACCATGGACTGGTTTGTTGAAGGCGTTATCGGTAGCGTCTGA
- a CDS encoding SLBB domain-containing protein, producing MNKTRAHIVIVLILLVCCTFSLGAEETGLVIRSPLFGPQVKVSSSVENLEVQSFSAQLGLLSEVPVYDEEQRLLSAVSNGSYPVTPGDTFRLVYLDGMKSVTVDLQVDESSSISIPGLGTIDGKDKTFSQVRKAIYDMVRTYYSYSNPQLVFIRTGSFMVSVVGEVVGTRVVPAWGLTRLSEVLQNATPYASTRNVRIRHTDGSEEVFDLYKAMREGVLEEDPLLRSGDVITLERCETLVMLSGRVYKEGTYQILESDSLEDLLTMYGGGLLSSADVQNIRIQRYNPESGAWYVQYVNLLEQPDYTLSHLDQVIVDQQEPSLQTVTIEGAVSSSEVYDSLSTTALVGYPSGRIFYQFYPGESMKQMLSSLSSRFLAVSDLEGSYLIRSGKRIPLNIQSILYGKEENQPMQLQSNDTLLIPFTQRLVTVSGGVVRPGVFAYVPDKTMNYYLSLAGGLSDDAAYPTDVKVQGPDGKSIALGDPILPETTIAVAKETLARDIAPTVAIIGLVSSILGIVATVVNIILDSKSL from the coding sequence ATGAATAAAACTCGAGCACATATAGTAATTGTACTCATTCTCTTGGTGTGTTGTACATTCTCATTGGGGGCAGAAGAAACCGGCTTGGTTATACGCAGCCCCTTGTTTGGACCTCAGGTGAAAGTATCCTCCAGTGTGGAAAATCTAGAAGTCCAGTCATTTTCTGCCCAGCTTGGGCTTCTTTCCGAGGTTCCTGTATATGACGAAGAGCAACGGTTGCTGAGTGCTGTAAGCAATGGTTCGTATCCTGTTACTCCTGGCGATACCTTCCGCTTGGTCTATCTGGATGGTATGAAAAGTGTAACGGTTGACTTGCAAGTGGATGAGTCGAGTAGTATCTCCATTCCAGGCCTTGGTACCATTGATGGAAAAGATAAAACCTTTTCCCAGGTCAGGAAAGCCATCTATGATATGGTACGTACCTACTATAGTTATTCCAATCCACAGCTTGTTTTTATACGAACCGGTTCTTTCATGGTTTCAGTTGTAGGAGAGGTGGTAGGGACCAGAGTGGTGCCCGCATGGGGGCTTACCCGACTTTCGGAAGTGCTCCAAAATGCAACACCCTATGCTTCAACCAGGAATGTCCGTATCCGCCATACTGATGGCAGTGAGGAGGTGTTTGACCTGTACAAAGCAATGCGCGAGGGTGTCCTGGAGGAGGACCCACTGCTGAGGAGTGGTGATGTCATTACCCTTGAGCGCTGTGAGACATTGGTCATGCTCAGTGGTCGGGTATATAAGGAAGGAACCTACCAGATCCTGGAGTCAGATAGCCTGGAAGATCTTTTGACTATGTATGGAGGAGGACTCCTCTCCTCCGCTGATGTGCAGAACATCAGGATTCAACGTTATAACCCAGAGAGTGGTGCTTGGTATGTGCAGTATGTCAATTTGCTTGAGCAACCCGATTATACACTATCCCATCTTGATCAAGTGATTGTTGATCAGCAGGAACCCAGCCTCCAGACTGTAACTATAGAAGGAGCCGTCTCATCCAGTGAGGTATATGATTCTCTATCCACCACTGCATTGGTTGGCTATCCTTCTGGAAGGATTTTTTACCAGTTCTATCCTGGGGAGAGTATGAAGCAGATGCTTAGCTCGCTCTCTTCCAGGTTTCTTGCAGTAAGTGATCTTGAAGGATCTTACCTGATTCGTTCCGGCAAGCGTATCCCTCTCAATATCCAGAGTATCCTCTATGGGAAAGAGGAGAACCAACCTATGCAGTTGCAAAGCAACGACACACTTCTGATCCCCTTTACACAGCGCTTGGTGACCGTCAGTGGCGGTGTGGTCCGCCCTGGAGTGTTTGCATATGTACCGGACAAGACAATGAATTACTATCTTTCCCTTGCTGGTGGGTTGAGTGACGATGCTGCTTACCCGACAGATGTGAAAGTGCAAGGTCCTGATGGCAAGTCCATTGCATTGGGAGATCCCATTCTCCCAGAAACCACCATCGCAGTGGCTAAAGAGACATTGGCCAGGGACATTGCTCCTACGGTCGCCATCATAGGCTTGGTAAGTTCCATCCTGGGGATCGTTGCCACGGTTGTGAACATTATTTTGGATTCCAAGAGCCTGTAG
- a CDS encoding polysaccharide biosynthesis tyrosine autokinase, translating to MSQQEEYTQSISPFDAGEEGISIAELLHIFHKRLRWFFVGFILVVGLAFGYLQIAIPQYESEVSVLVDPIQTSSSFESLMDISASSTKIATEVELITSRSNIDYALSTLDLSQYTNSDGFDYRDKLVLGNLKERIVVSTVKDTNIVRIKVTDENPAFARDFANALASSYDTLLTGIAKNSKTAQREFIESQIPINDQALTAAGDALGDFRENSDIIQLTDKSSLLVEQISYYTLRLEPLKLQLQEAMVFLDAYNEGLRESGVEGVLSLDAIRKDPVVADKLSDLAAWKTELTMYESLSNPSATQTQVSMPMDSSSRTYVISSAINQLNKDLLDRVSLLTRSYGNENNTQAIVQALTTEVGIQILEERGEVFISELSQLPVLERRLSELQRDVQIYEAIGLKLREMLEEVKLIEASVSGNVTVVDEAILPRNPVSPNRLLILAVAVLLGAAFGLLLTLAIEALDVSIQTEQQIQKIVGKDVPILGWIPMMKVSPLDLYPTLIVHNDPLSFESERFKLVANMLYNRSEKHVFSITSCSMAEGKSTIIGNIAIALAQMGSKVLVLDGDLRLPSMERYFRLKHREVGLVDYVTKKATLEECILRPIEKVPDLHLLPPGNAPLVHAGIFSNPRYTQLIHYLESVYDFVIIDAPPLDSASELLSISKHVDGLIITVRAGITSKGSLFDLISSLRTANVPISGVVFNGVVPGSVGTGYRYGYGYGYGKGYGYGSYASRYSAEGTSGKLKKRRKHHIRKRSNGWYRKMYKRDLKNRGKISPEQFDTVLAFGPDSAYETITDWVEAERESANTQPKETKRVEVPVAKQEEPEKSKVPVKEDLMSLSDIENDTDAVGKKIEG from the coding sequence ATGAGTCAACAGGAAGAGTATACACAGTCCATTAGTCCCTTTGATGCAGGCGAAGAAGGAATTTCCATTGCAGAGCTGCTTCATATCTTTCATAAGCGTCTTCGCTGGTTCTTCGTAGGTTTCATCCTGGTTGTAGGACTTGCTTTTGGTTATTTGCAGATTGCCATTCCTCAGTATGAGTCGGAAGTTTCAGTCTTGGTCGATCCCATCCAGACTTCCTCATCTTTCGAATCATTGATGGATATATCGGCTTCAAGTACGAAGATTGCCACGGAAGTCGAGTTGATCACCAGTCGGAGCAATATCGATTATGCCCTCAGCACGCTGGATTTATCGCAATATACGAATTCAGATGGCTTTGATTACCGAGATAAGCTTGTCTTGGGCAATCTTAAAGAGCGGATTGTGGTTTCTACGGTAAAGGACACCAACATTGTGAGGATCAAGGTTACCGATGAAAACCCTGCATTCGCACGTGATTTCGCCAATGCACTTGCCTCAAGTTACGATACACTTCTGACCGGCATTGCCAAGAACTCAAAAACTGCACAACGTGAGTTTATCGAATCCCAGATTCCCATCAACGATCAAGCACTCACTGCTGCAGGGGATGCCTTGGGTGACTTCAGGGAAAACAGCGACATCATTCAACTCACTGACAAGAGTTCTTTATTGGTTGAACAGATTTCCTATTACACGCTGCGCTTGGAACCTCTGAAACTGCAATTGCAGGAAGCAATGGTGTTCCTCGATGCATACAATGAAGGGCTCCGTGAGTCAGGTGTTGAAGGAGTACTGTCTCTAGATGCAATACGTAAAGATCCTGTAGTTGCAGATAAGCTGAGTGATCTTGCGGCCTGGAAAACAGAATTGACCATGTATGAATCCCTGAGTAATCCCTCAGCAACCCAAACGCAGGTCTCCATGCCCATGGATTCTTCCTCCCGTACCTATGTGATCAGCAGTGCGATAAACCAATTGAATAAGGACCTGCTTGACCGTGTCTCCCTACTAACCCGGTCGTATGGGAATGAGAACAATACCCAAGCAATTGTGCAGGCGCTCACCACTGAGGTTGGTATCCAGATCTTGGAGGAGCGTGGAGAGGTATTCATCTCCGAGCTCTCCCAGCTACCCGTCCTGGAGCGACGGCTCTCTGAGTTGCAGAGGGATGTCCAGATCTATGAAGCTATCGGATTGAAACTGCGGGAAATGTTGGAAGAAGTGAAGCTAATCGAAGCTTCTGTAAGTGGCAATGTCACGGTTGTTGATGAGGCAATTCTTCCACGTAATCCTGTCAGCCCGAACAGGCTCTTGATCTTGGCTGTTGCAGTGTTGTTGGGAGCGGCCTTCGGCCTCTTGCTTACCTTGGCCATTGAGGCCTTGGATGTATCCATCCAAACTGAGCAGCAGATTCAGAAGATTGTTGGCAAGGATGTACCTATTTTGGGGTGGATCCCCATGATGAAGGTCTCTCCTCTCGATTTATATCCAACGCTTATTGTACATAATGATCCGCTCTCCTTTGAATCAGAGCGGTTCAAGCTGGTAGCAAACATGCTCTACAACCGGAGCGAGAAGCATGTATTCTCCATCACCTCCTGTTCCATGGCGGAAGGGAAGAGTACCATCATTGGGAATATAGCCATCGCATTGGCCCAGATGGGAAGTAAGGTTTTGGTGCTTGATGGGGACCTTCGTCTTCCCAGTATGGAGCGCTATTTCCGTCTAAAACACCGTGAAGTTGGTTTGGTGGATTATGTAACCAAGAAGGCAACACTTGAAGAGTGTATCCTCAGGCCAATTGAAAAGGTTCCCGATTTGCACTTGTTGCCTCCTGGCAATGCTCCCTTGGTGCATGCCGGCATCTTCTCCAATCCACGGTATACGCAGCTCATTCACTACTTGGAAAGTGTATATGACTTTGTCATTATCGACGCACCTCCATTGGACTCCGCCAGTGAGTTGCTCTCCATCAGCAAACATGTTGATGGCCTAATCATCACTGTACGTGCAGGTATCACCAGCAAGGGTTCGCTCTTCGATCTGATCAGCAGCTTGAGAACGGCAAATGTCCCCATCAGTGGTGTGGTATTCAACGGCGTGGTTCCAGGTTCGGTTGGAACTGGATATAGATATGGCTATGGGTATGGATATGGCAAGGGGTATGGCTATGGTTCATATGCCTCTCGGTACAGTGCCGAGGGTACGAGTGGGAAACTGAAAAAACGTCGAAAACACCATATCCGTAAACGATCCAATGGTTGGTATCGAAAAATGTACAAGCGTGATCTGAAGAATCGTGGTAAGATTTCTCCAGAGCAGTTCGATACAGTGCTTGCCTTTGGTCCTGATTCAGCTTATGAGACCATTACAGATTGGGTGGAAGCAGAACGCGAGAGTGCGAACACGCAACCAAAGGAGACCAAACGAGTGGAGGTCCCTGTTGCAAAACAAGAGGAGCCAGAGAAATCGAAAGTTCCCGTGAAAGAGGATTTAATGAGTCTCTCTGACATCGAGAATGACACAGATGCGGTTGGCAAGAAAATTGAGGGGTAA
- a CDS encoding bifunctional aspartate carbamoyltransferase catalytic subunit/aspartate carbamoyltransferase regulatory subunit, which translates to MEKQNVFAGRSLCVIEDFSKEERMYLFDQVRILKQAMEQRDEEKLTPFRIDDRDFGIYEVFLEDSTRTKESFKNAANFHHAKVSELNSDSSSFNKGESYADTFNTLSGYENTIFIIRSKVEGVTRHLEEACAAYAERNKLYRKPIFINAGDGKHEHPTQELLDEFTFLEDNQWSNEELHLALVGDLFHGRTVHSKADGLKIFKQVKVDLIAPIELAMPEVYVNRMKENGYQVRIFSSIEEYLDQHDVASKWYFTRPQLERMGDRILQRQEELRRSITFREEFLDRIKEGTTFYHPLPRHKVTPTIPTFLDDTPLNGWERQSINGMYVRIVLLSLLAGKIGSDFVPVAKKEVYESEDYITEVDLHSRETKEKRVSEGVQPIRNGLVIDHILKGDSPGEIRRHMRLISSVLGLDAYKGGEWVSTSGQEDIFKGIIFRPGEYSLDRKQLKRLSAVAPGCTLNLIKDGKVINKFRLHLPPRIYNFEDLACTNEACISHPDQGEGVPAMFHRTKDNTFVCAFCNKTHTFKEIWKRGNK; encoded by the coding sequence ATGGAAAAACAGAATGTATTTGCAGGGCGGTCGTTGTGTGTTATTGAGGATTTTTCCAAGGAAGAACGGATGTACCTCTTTGATCAGGTACGTATTCTCAAACAAGCGATGGAACAGAGAGATGAAGAGAAGCTCACCCCTTTCAGAATTGATGATAGGGATTTCGGCATATATGAAGTGTTCCTGGAAGACAGTACCAGGACCAAGGAATCTTTCAAGAATGCAGCCAACTTTCATCATGCAAAAGTCTCTGAGCTGAACAGCGACAGTTCTTCCTTCAACAAGGGAGAGAGCTATGCCGATACCTTCAATACCCTCAGTGGATATGAGAATACCATTTTCATCATCCGGAGCAAGGTTGAGGGTGTTACCAGGCATCTGGAAGAGGCTTGCGCCGCTTATGCAGAGCGAAATAAACTCTACCGCAAACCGATATTCATCAATGCAGGGGATGGCAAGCATGAGCATCCCACGCAGGAGTTGCTTGATGAGTTCACCTTTCTTGAAGACAACCAATGGAGTAACGAGGAATTGCATCTTGCATTGGTCGGGGATCTCTTCCATGGACGAACAGTGCACTCAAAAGCTGATGGTCTGAAAATATTCAAGCAGGTCAAGGTTGATTTGATAGCCCCCATAGAGTTGGCAATGCCGGAAGTCTACGTAAACCGGATGAAAGAAAATGGTTACCAAGTTCGCATCTTCTCTTCCATCGAAGAATACCTTGATCAACATGATGTGGCTTCCAAGTGGTACTTTACCCGTCCACAGCTGGAGCGAATGGGGGATAGGATCCTCCAGAGACAGGAAGAGCTACGTCGTTCCATTACATTCCGAGAAGAGTTCTTGGACAGAATAAAGGAAGGGACCACCTTCTATCACCCGCTACCACGGCACAAGGTAACTCCCACAATCCCCACCTTCCTCGATGACACACCCCTCAATGGATGGGAACGACAATCGATCAATGGTATGTATGTGAGGATTGTATTGCTTTCCCTGCTTGCAGGAAAAATCGGCAGCGATTTTGTCCCTGTGGCCAAGAAGGAAGTGTATGAGAGTGAGGACTACATTACAGAGGTAGACTTGCACTCCCGGGAAACAAAAGAGAAGCGGGTAAGTGAAGGAGTGCAACCAATCCGGAATGGCTTGGTCATCGACCACATTCTCAAGGGAGACAGCCCGGGCGAGATCAGGAGACATATGAGGCTTATCAGCAGTGTGCTTGGCCTGGACGCATACAAAGGTGGGGAGTGGGTAAGCACCAGCGGTCAGGAAGACATCTTCAAAGGGATCATCTTTCGCCCCGGTGAGTACAGTCTTGACCGAAAGCAGCTCAAGCGTTTGAGTGCAGTTGCTCCTGGTTGTACGCTGAACCTTATCAAGGATGGGAAGGTAATCAATAAATTCCGCTTGCATCTTCCCCCCCGAATCTATAACTTTGAGGATCTGGCTTGCACGAATGAAGCATGCATCTCCCACCCTGATCAGGGTGAAGGGGTCCCAGCCATGTTCCATCGAACCAAGGACAATACCTTTGTCTGTGCATTCTGTAACAAGACACACACCTTCAAGGAAATCTGGAAGCGTGGAAATAAATAG
- a CDS encoding orotate phosphoribosyltransferase, producing the protein MKHIEDITNHYGPILAKKALELGAIRLQVQDPFTWASGYRMPIYNDNRRLLAESGARRLVSEAFAAMLESLDFNPDNIAGTATAGIPHATTLADRLEKPMSYVRSSGKDHGLGQQIEGLGQKGTYAGAKVLLIEDLISTGGSSIKAVQAIAKAEGVCPYTLAIFTYGFATANEAFASLDPACTFFTILDYDVMVASAQETGYVNSEEARLLTSWREDPFGWGEKLGFSKVDR; encoded by the coding sequence ATGAAACATATTGAAGATATTACAAACCATTATGGACCGATTCTGGCAAAGAAGGCCTTGGAGCTTGGTGCAATCCGCCTCCAAGTTCAAGATCCTTTCACATGGGCAAGCGGCTACCGTATGCCCATCTACAATGACAACAGAAGACTGCTTGCCGAAAGTGGAGCCAGAAGGCTGGTCAGCGAGGCTTTTGCTGCAATGCTGGAGAGCCTTGATTTCAATCCAGACAACATTGCTGGAACAGCAACTGCTGGTATTCCTCATGCAACCACCCTGGCAGACCGACTCGAGAAACCCATGAGCTATGTGAGGAGTTCCGGCAAGGACCATGGGCTTGGTCAACAGATCGAAGGGCTTGGGCAAAAAGGTACCTATGCTGGTGCCAAGGTGCTCCTTATTGAGGATTTGATCTCCACCGGGGGATCTTCCATCAAGGCAGTCCAGGCGATTGCTAAAGCGGAAGGTGTTTGTCCCTATACCCTTGCAATCTTCACCTATGGATTTGCCACAGCCAATGAAGCATTCGCATCCTTGGACCCTGCATGCACATTCTTTACCATTCTTGACTATGATGTGATGGTTGCAAGCGCCCAGGAGACAGGGTATGTGAACAGTGAAGAAGCAAGATTGCTTACTTCGTGGAGGGAAGATCCCTTTGGCTGGGGTGAGAAGCTGGGATTTTCCAAAGTAGACAGGTAA